A portion of the Lolium rigidum isolate FL_2022 chromosome 1, APGP_CSIRO_Lrig_0.1, whole genome shotgun sequence genome contains these proteins:
- the LOC124690943 gene encoding protein CURVATURE THYLAKOID 1A, chloroplastic-like: protein MAATAYSVALLGGARLPATTGATRFTSSALLPRRNLQPLRLQDAPRPSLLRVKAASDDTSASGDEIIEDLKGKWEAIEDKPTFLLYSGGAVVALWLTTVVVGAINSVPLLPKLLELVGLGYTGWFVYRYLLFKESRKELATDIESLKKKIAGTE from the exons ATGGCTGCCACGGCGTACTCCGTGGCGCTCCTCGGCGGAGCACGGCTCCCGGCCACCACCGGCGCCACCCGCTTCACCTCCTCCGCGCTCCTGCCCCGGCGCAACCTCCAGCCGCTCCGCCTCCAAG ATGCGCCGAGGCCGTCGCTGCTCCGCGTGAAGGCCGCCTCCGACGACACGTCGGCGAGCGGCGACGAGATCATCGAGGACCTCAAGGGCAAG TGGGAGGCGATTGAGGACAAGCCCACCTTCCTCCTCTacagcggcggcgccgtcgtcgcGCTCTGGCTCACCACCGTCGTCGTCGGCGCAATCAACTCCGTGCCGCTG CTCCCCAAGCTCCTGGAGCTCGTTGGGCTCGGCTACACCGGCTGGTTCGTCTACCGCTACCTCCTCTTCAAG GAAAGCAGGAAAGAGCTGGCCACCGACATCGAGTCCTTGAAGAAGAAGATCGCTGGAACAGAGTAA